The Acidobacteriota bacterium genomic interval ACCGCCGTCGTCGCGCCTCCGAAGGTGGGCTGACCGGTCGCCATCTCGTAGAGCACGATCCCGAACGAGAAGAGATCGGAACGGTGGTCGAGGCTCTCGCCTCGGGCCTGCTCGGGCGACATGTACGCGACCGTGCCCATCGCCGTTCCCGCGGCGGTGGGGTGCACGTGGTCGCCGAGCATCGTGTCGGCCGTGGGCGAGAGCGGGCCCTCATCCCGCGCGAGCGGCTTGGCGAGGCCGAAGTCGAGGATCTTCACCTGGCGGCGCTCGGTGACGAAGATGTTGGCCGGCTTGATGTCGCGATGGATCACGCCCTTGGCGTGGGCCGTCTCGAGCGCGTCGGCGATCTGGAGGGCGAGGTCGATGACGTGCGCGGCCTGGGGCCGCGACCGCGCGACGTACCGGTCGAGCGTCTCGCCCTCGAGTAGCTCCATCGCGATGTACAGGTGCCCGTCGTGTTCGTCGATCTCGTAGATCGTGCAGATGTGCGGGTGGTTGAGCGCGGAGGCCGTCCTGGCTTCGCGACGGAACCGCTGCACGGCTTCGGCCGTCCGCGTGGGGCTGTCGGGCAGGAACTTGAGCGCGACGTGCCGGCCGAGCCGCAGGTCCTCGGCGCGGTGGACGACGCCCATCCCACCCGCCCCGATGCGGTCGAGAATGCGGTAATGGGCAAATGTCTGCCCGGGCTGAACGGGTGCCTGCATGATGCGATCGGACGCTACTTCGAGCGGTCGCGCGATCTTATCGCAATCCGAGGCCGGCGGCGACGGTGGTCGATGGCGGCCTCGCTGGCCCCTCCCGCGCTTGTGGCGGCGGACGCTCTCCCGTACGATACGCGGACGAGGAGCACGCTCATGAGACGAACATCGGCAGGGCACCTGGCCGTCGTGGTGCTCGTCACGCTGCTGGCCGTCGGGTGCGCCGGTCGCGACGCCGGCCATGAGGCGCCGGCGGCCGGCGGTGCGGCGTGCGAGCTCTTGACCGAGCGCGATCTCACCGAGGTGTACGGGGAGGGGCTCGAGCGGGTGCCCGACTCGGCGCCGGCGAGCTGGTCGGGCCACGAGGTCGCCACCTGCGTCTACCGGCGGGCGGCGCCGGCCCCGGTGGTGGTGGTCGTGTCGCTGCAGCGCGTCGGCCCTGCCGAGCGCGGGGCGCGTGACGCACTCATCGCCGCCACGCGCGAGGCCGATCCCGGGCGTCGGCTCGAGCTCGTCGACGACTTCGTGGTGCCCGCGGTGTGGGATGCGACGCTCGAACAGCTCGCGGCGTTTCCGCCCGGGGCCATCGTGTCGATCAAGCCGACGGAGGCCGGAGGGCAGGGACGCTCAGAGGTCGCGCGCGGCCTGATGCGCACGGCCGTCGCGCGCTGGCAGGCGCGCGGTCAACCGTGACGCTGGCAGGATTCGAGCTCGATGCGGTCGCCCTCCATCGTGAGGGTGCGCCCGAGGGTGCCCGGTGGCAGTTCGATCGCGGCTGACGCACGGTGGTGCCGGGCGAGGCTCCACCGCGCCATGCGAGGGCGCGCGAGCACGACCAGCCCGACGTCGTCGACCAGGAGGACGTCTGGTGTCGAGCCCGCGCCGAACGTGCAGACTGCGTGACACGAGGCGAGCACGATGGCCCGACCGGGCTCGAGGTCGGCGCGGCGGCCCAACCGGCGCCAGCGGCGCGTGGCAGCGGGGAGGCATCGGAACGACGAGGCGATCAGGCGCTCGCGCGTGGCGTTGCGCAGGCACCATCCCGTCGTGGATCCGCCGGCCACTGGCTGCAGGAAGGGCGTCATGGCTCGTCACGTGCCTCGACGTTGCGGAACGGCTTCGCGTCGACCGAGCACCCGTGCGCCGCCAGGAAGTTCAGCATCCGCTTGTAGTCTTCCGGGGGCAGGTGGAACAGCGCGAGCAGGGCGTGGTAGTTGCCGCGCGTCGCGGCGAGACCTCGGCTGACGACGCCGCGGAGATCGTGGCGAGTGAGGTCGCGCTGAAGGAACATCGGGTAAACCTGGTCCCAGAACGAGCACCGGTGCTCGACGAGCGCCTGGTACAGGTCGTCGGCGATCTGGTGCCGACGCTCGTGCCTCGGATGGACCTGGAGCGAGCCGGCGCGGATTTCGGCAGGAAGGTCGTCGGCATCGACGATGTCGTCCGGGATCAGGGCCGACACGTGCTCGACGAGGTTGCGCAGCTGGCGCACGTTGCCGGGCCAGCGATACGCGCGAAGCACGGCGAGCGCGGCGTCGGTGAAGCGGACGGGGTGACGCACCTCGCCGGCGAAGTACGCGGCGAGCACGGCCACGTCCTCGGGGCGCTCGCGCAGTGGCGGCACGTGCAGATGGATGACGCGGAGACGGAACAGGAGATCGCTGCGGAACATGCCGACGGCCACGCGATCGTCGAGATCGCGGTTCGTCGCGGCGACGACGCGGACGTCGGCGTGCGCCGCGGGCCGGTCGGAGCCGACCGGCTGCACCTCGCCCGTGTCGAGGAAGCGGAGCAGCAGCGCCTGCATCCTCAGACTCATCTCCCCGATCTCGTCGAGGAAGAGCGTGCCGCGGTGCGCGAGACGGAGGTGGCCGGTGTGGTCGCTTCGCGCGTCGGTGAAGCTGCCGCGGACGTGCCCGAAGAGGGCCGATTCGAGGAGCGTTTCGGGCAGGCCTGCGCAGTTCACGGCGACGTACGGGCCGCGGACGCGAGGCGAGCAGACGTGAATGTGGCGGGCGACGAGCTCCTTGCCCACGCCGCTCTCGCCGGTGATGACCACCTTGGCGTGGGACGCGCCGGCGCGGGCGGCCCGGTCGAGCAGGTCCCGCATGACCGCACTGGCATGGACGAGAGGGGGAACGCGACCGGGAACCGACGAGGCGTCCTGCGGAGCCGGGTGGTCTGGCGACGTCACGGCGACCCCCTCCGAGAAGGAGGCGATCCGCCGCGGACGCGGAGGGCCGGTCGGCCAGGGAGGCCGGTCGCTTCGCGCCCTCGCCACGACGTCGGGCGAGCGGCGGATGCTCACCTGGACTGTTCCAGATACGGCTGACGTTGTCAAGGCGCGGGCGACCCGAGGGGCATCCCAGAGGCGACCCGAGGGGCGCTGTCGTCGATCGGCGCCCGACTGTGAGGGCGCCCAAACCCGTGGGCGCCGCCAAGCCCCGAAGCGCGCTGTGTTATAGTGGCTGGATTGTACAGGCGACGACTCACCCGAGCGTCACGCCTGCTGCCCGCCCATGACGTCCCCGTCGTCCAGAGGCCCAGGACGCGGCCCTTTCAAGGCTGAAACACGGGTTCGAATCCCGTCGGGGACGCCAGACTCCAACACATTGACTCGGTGTGACTTCTGAGCGCACCCGAACGGGAATTCGAACCGTTGACGGGCCGCGCGTACCGCCGACGCTCAGGCGGGCCGACTCATCCGGCGCTTCGTCGCCTTGGCCTCGTTCAGCGCCGTCTGCAGATCGTAGTCAGCCTGCAGGTGCAGCCAGAACCGCGCTGGCATCTTGAATCGCCGCTCGAGCCGAATCGCGGTATCGGCCGTCACCGAACGCTTGCCCAAGACCAGTTCGTTGAGGCGGTTGCGACTGATGCCCAGTTCATCGGCGACGACGCTCTGCTGAAGGCCGAGCGGACGCAGGAACTCCTCCAGCAACATCTCGCCAGGATGGACGAGCGGGCCGAGGACCGCGGAATCGCGCGGCAGGCTCGCTGGCTCAGTGGTAGTCCTCGCACCGGACGTCGAAGGCATCGTGTCCCTCCCATCGAAACGTGATGCGGTACTGGTCGTTCACCTTGAGGGCATGCCGACCAGCCTGATCGTCTTTCAAAGCGTGGAGATCATTTCCTGGCGGAATCTTCAGGTCAGCCAGCTTCGTGACCAGGTCGATCTGCTTCAACTTCCGCTGGGCGGCCTTCCACGCGGTGTTCGG includes:
- a CDS encoding type II toxin-antitoxin system RelE/ParE family toxin; translation: MIRSFADDATRDLFGNVNSKAARRIPNTAWKAAQRKLKQIDLVTKLADLKIPPGNDLHALKDDQAGRHALKVNDQYRITFRWEGHDAFDVRCEDYH
- a CDS encoding HigA family addiction module antidote protein, coding for MPSTSGARTTTEPASLPRDSAVLGPLVHPGEMLLEEFLRPLGLQQSVVADELGISRNRLNELVLGKRSVTADTAIRLERRFKMPARFWLHLQADYDLQTALNEAKATKRRMSRPA
- a CDS encoding sigma 54-interacting transcriptional regulator, which encodes MRDLLDRAARAGASHAKVVITGESGVGKELVARHIHVCSPRVRGPYVAVNCAGLPETLLESALFGHVRGSFTDARSDHTGHLRLAHRGTLFLDEIGEMSLRMQALLLRFLDTGEVQPVGSDRPAAHADVRVVAATNRDLDDRVAVGMFRSDLLFRLRVIHLHVPPLRERPEDVAVLAAYFAGEVRHPVRFTDAALAVLRAYRWPGNVRQLRNLVEHVSALIPDDIVDADDLPAEIRAGSLQVHPRHERRHQIADDLYQALVEHRCSFWDQVYPMFLQRDLTRHDLRGVVSRGLAATRGNYHALLALFHLPPEDYKRMLNFLAAHGCSVDAKPFRNVEARDEP